A portion of the Candidatus Pristimantibacillus lignocellulolyticus genome contains these proteins:
- a CDS encoding Rrf2 family transcriptional regulator, whose translation MNSEFTIAVHSLVYLANLPDNMASSEMIADNVGTHSARIRKVMSGMRRSGFVNTREGSGGGYRLTIDPNTVTLADIYRVMAQGSLIPSWCSGNPDGDCMVGSNMNSVMYGIFCTAEKKLEEHFSDITISDVLKQIHNC comes from the coding sequence GTGAATAGTGAATTTACAATTGCAGTGCATAGTTTAGTCTATTTAGCTAATTTGCCAGATAATATGGCTAGTAGCGAAATGATTGCTGATAATGTAGGTACTCATTCTGCGCGTATCCGTAAAGTTATGAGCGGTATGCGGCGTAGTGGCTTCGTTAATACAAGAGAAGGTTCTGGTGGCGGGTATCGGCTTACGATTGATCCCAACACTGTAACGCTCGCGGATATTTACCGCGTTATGGCTCAAGGGTCTCTCATTCCTAGTTGGTGTTCTGGTAATCCGGATGGCGACTGTATGGTTGGCTCGAACATGAATTCCGTCATGTATGGCATCTTTTGTACTGCAGAGAAGAAGTTAGAAGAACATTTCAGTGATATAACAATTAGTGATGTGCTTAAGCAAATTCATAATTGTTAA
- the trxA gene encoding thioredoxin, whose amino-acid sequence MAVSLTKDNFNQSIESGVALVDFWAPWCGPCKMQLPIVEELATELEGQAVIGKINVDDQPELAAQFGVMSIPTLILFKDGQPVDKMVGLQSKDALKAKISNA is encoded by the coding sequence ATGGCAGTTTCATTAACTAAAGATAACTTTAACCAATCCATCGAAAGCGGAGTAGCATTAGTAGATTTTTGGGCTCCATGGTGTGGACCTTGTAAAATGCAACTTCCAATCGTTGAAGAACTAGCTACTGAACTTGAAGGTCAAGCAGTAATTGGTAAAATCAACGTTGACGACCAACCTGAGCTTGCTGCTCAATTCGGCGTTATGAGTATCCCAACTCTAATTCTTTTCAAAGATGGTCAACCAGTTGATAAAATGGTAGGTCTTCAAAGTAAAGATGCACTTAAAGCAAAAATTTCTAATGCATAA
- the prfA gene encoding peptide chain release factor 1 produces the protein MLDRLQALADRYEKLSELLCDPDVSSDPKRLRELSKEQSDLQGAYDAFTEYKQVSEQFDGAKEMLGEKLDDEMREMVKMELDELGARKTDLEEKVRILLLPKDPNDDKNVIVEIRGAAGGDEAALFAYELYRMYNKYADTQGWRTELMEFTENDVGGFKEVIFMISGKGAYSKLKYESGAHRVQRIPVTESGGRIHTSTSTVAVMPEVEEVDVEIFDKDIRIDTFCSSGAGGQSVNTTKSAVRVFHVPTGIMATCQDGKSQHENKAKALQVLRARIADIQRQEEEAKYAGERKSKVGTGDRSERIRTYNFPQSRVTDHRIGLTMHKLDAVMNGDIEEIVNHLTLADQADHLEKETMGA, from the coding sequence GTGTTAGATCGTTTACAAGCACTAGCTGATCGGTACGAGAAACTAAGCGAGTTGCTATGTGATCCAGACGTATCGAGCGACCCAAAAAGATTAAGAGAGCTTTCTAAAGAGCAATCTGATCTTCAAGGAGCATATGATGCTTTTACTGAGTATAAACAAGTTAGCGAGCAATTCGATGGGGCTAAAGAAATGCTAGGCGAAAAACTTGATGATGAAATGCGCGAAATGGTGAAAATGGAACTTGATGAACTAGGTGCACGCAAAACGGATCTTGAGGAGAAGGTACGTATATTGCTTCTACCAAAAGACCCTAATGATGATAAGAACGTAATCGTCGAAATTCGAGGTGCAGCAGGTGGAGATGAGGCAGCTTTATTTGCATATGAGCTATATCGTATGTACAACAAATATGCTGATACCCAAGGCTGGAGAACAGAATTGATGGAGTTCACTGAAAATGACGTTGGCGGTTTCAAAGAGGTTATTTTCATGATTAGTGGAAAAGGTGCTTATAGCAAGTTGAAGTATGAAAGTGGAGCACACCGTGTACAACGTATTCCAGTAACGGAATCTGGTGGCCGTATTCATACGTCTACATCTACAGTAGCAGTAATGCCTGAAGTTGAAGAAGTTGATGTGGAGATCTTTGATAAAGATATTCGTATTGATACGTTCTGTTCTAGTGGAGCTGGTGGTCAGTCCGTTAATACAACGAAATCCGCTGTACGTGTGTTCCACGTACCAACGGGTATTATGGCAACTTGTCAAGATGGTAAATCTCAACATGAGAATAAAGCTAAAGCACTTCAAGTTCTTCGTGCTCGTATTGCTGATATTCAACGTCAAGAAGAAGAAGCAAAATATGCTGGCGAACGTAAGAGTAAAGTGGGAACTGGTGACCGTTCAGAGCGTATCCGTACTTACAATTTCCCGCAAAGCCGTGTCACGGATCATCGTATTGGCTTAACGATGCATAAGCTAGATGCTGTAATGAATGGTGATATCGAAGAGATCGTTAATCATCTAACATTGGCTGATCAAGCAGATCATCTTGAAAAAGAAACGATGGGTGCGTAA
- the prmC gene encoding peptide chain release factor N(5)-glutamine methyltransferase, with translation MSETIITLEQCLAVNENIRTKLQHATSYLLQCGVEEAKENAQLILLHVLSVERVNLLLMWQDIFPAEKLAQWGELLSRKGKGEPIQYMIGEAWFYGRKFSVSSAVLIPRPETELLVEAVLKEGMNLWQEKAKQPVVLDVGAGSGAISLTIQLEQPNWRVVASDISADALTVAKHNATSFGIVDKMGWQQGDLLQPFIEGQALQYEGEHIDILVSNPPYIPERDMAQLQREVRDFEPHLALVGGEDGLDPYRLMILKLAELEVKPTIVAFELGIHQPAIVVEMIKAIGAWNDISIITDYNGIDRHVIAIKK, from the coding sequence TTGTCAGAAACAATCATTACATTGGAACAATGTCTAGCGGTAAATGAGAATATTAGGACGAAATTACAGCATGCAACTTCTTATCTATTGCAATGTGGTGTTGAAGAAGCAAAAGAAAATGCACAATTAATTTTACTTCATGTTCTAAGTGTGGAGCGGGTAAACTTATTACTTATGTGGCAAGATATATTTCCTGCAGAGAAGCTTGCCCAGTGGGGAGAGTTATTGTCACGCAAAGGAAAAGGCGAACCAATTCAATATATGATTGGTGAAGCATGGTTCTATGGCAGAAAGTTTAGCGTGTCATCTGCTGTACTGATTCCGCGTCCAGAGACGGAATTGCTTGTTGAAGCGGTTCTTAAAGAGGGTATGAATTTATGGCAAGAGAAAGCGAAGCAACCTGTTGTCCTAGATGTAGGTGCAGGTAGTGGTGCAATCTCGTTAACGATTCAGCTGGAACAACCTAACTGGCGAGTGGTCGCTTCTGATATTTCAGCGGATGCATTAACGGTAGCAAAGCATAATGCAACAAGTTTTGGGATCGTTGATAAGATGGGATGGCAACAAGGTGATTTACTGCAACCATTTATAGAGGGTCAAGCTCTGCAATATGAGGGTGAACATATCGACATACTAGTATCTAATCCTCCCTATATTCCAGAGAGAGATATGGCACAACTACAAAGGGAAGTTCGTGATTTTGAACCACACCTTGCACTCGTCGGTGGTGAGGATGGACTTGATCCTTACCGTTTAATGATTCTTAAGTTAGCAGAGCTAGAAGTTAAGCCAACTATTGTTGCTTTCGAATTAGGTATTCATCAACCTGCTATTGTAGTAGAGATGATAAAAGCGATTGGTGCTTGGAACGATA
- the hisC gene encoding histidinol-phosphate transaminase, producing the protein MSKFWSPLTASLEPYVPGEQPKDKKYIKLNTNENPYPPSPKAIAAMADAINEDLRLYPDPNCESLVEALATRHGLQPNQVFVGNGSDEILAFAFASFFDPSKPVLFPDISYSFYKVYAKFYGITPKLVPLDEQFNIHVDEYVGEHGGIIIPNPNAPTAILMPLDHIKQLLEQNPEQVVIIDEAYIDFGGQSAVTLVDNYPNLLVIQTLSKSRSLAGLRVGFAFGSAELIEGLNRTKNSFNSYTMDRIALAGAVASIEDETYFVETSAKVIATRERVVKQLEELHFLVTPSAANFVFISHRSIPAKQIFEQLRAEGVLVRYFASPRIDNFLRVSIGTDEEMDALIKALQKLTVQ; encoded by the coding sequence GTGAGTAAATTTTGGAGTCCACTAACCGCTTCCTTGGAACCATATGTGCCAGGAGAGCAACCGAAGGATAAGAAATATATTAAGTTGAATACGAATGAAAATCCTTATCCGCCTTCACCCAAAGCAATTGCTGCGATGGCAGATGCAATTAATGAGGATTTACGATTGTACCCTGATCCGAATTGCGAATCATTAGTTGAAGCACTTGCAACGCGTCATGGGTTACAGCCTAATCAAGTATTTGTAGGTAATGGTTCTGACGAAATATTAGCTTTTGCTTTCGCATCGTTTTTTGATCCGAGCAAGCCTGTCCTGTTCCCTGATATTTCGTATAGTTTCTATAAGGTGTATGCTAAGTTCTATGGCATTACACCGAAACTTGTACCGCTGGATGAACAATTCAATATTCATGTAGATGAATATGTAGGGGAACATGGCGGAATTATTATTCCGAATCCGAATGCTCCAACTGCAATCCTTATGCCGCTGGATCATATTAAGCAATTGCTTGAACAGAATCCAGAGCAAGTAGTAATTATTGATGAAGCTTATATCGATTTCGGTGGTCAATCTGCGGTCACTTTAGTAGACAACTATCCTAATTTGTTAGTTATTCAGACATTGTCTAAGTCGAGATCATTAGCTGGCTTGCGTGTTGGCTTTGCTTTTGGTTCTGCTGAACTTATTGAAGGCTTAAATCGTACGAAGAACTCATTCAATTCTTACACAATGGATCGAATTGCACTTGCTGGAGCTGTTGCTTCCATTGAAGACGAGACATATTTCGTTGAAACCAGTGCAAAAGTTATTGCTACACGTGAGCGTGTAGTTAAGCAACTAGAGGAGCTGCATTTCTTAGTAACTCCGTCAGCTGCTAACTTTGTGTTTATTTCTCACCGTAGTATTCCTGCTAAGCAAATCTTCGAACAATTAAGAGCAGAAGGTGTGCTGGTCCGTTATTTTGCTTCTCCACGAATTGATAATTTCTTGCGTGTAAGTATTGGAACCGATGAAGAAATGGATGCACTTATTAAAGCATTACAAAAATTAACGGTTCAATAA
- the ychF gene encoding redox-regulated ATPase YchF produces the protein MGLSCGVVGLPNVGKSTLFNAITQAGAESANYPFCTIDPNVGVVEVPDERLDRLVELVKPNSIVPTAFEFVDIAGLVAGASKGEGLGNKFLAHIREVDAIVHVVRCFQDENITHVSGKVDPLSDIQTINLELILADIDSVDRRIERSRKNLKNGDKKIAQEVEILERVKEALYDDQPARSIELTPDELTLIKDLHLLTLKPVLYAANVSEAEVANADDNEYVKIVRDFAAKEGAEVVAISAKVESEIAELDGEDKEMFLEELGLSESGLNRLIRAAYKLLGLYTYFTAGVQEVRAWTIRKGMKAPQAAGVIHTDFERGFIRAEVVSYDDLSAAGSMAVARERGQLRLEGKEYLVKDGDVMHFRFNV, from the coding sequence ATGGGTCTTTCATGTGGTGTTGTAGGTTTGCCCAACGTAGGTAAGTCCACACTTTTTAATGCAATTACACAAGCTGGTGCTGAATCAGCTAACTATCCATTCTGTACAATTGATCCGAACGTTGGCGTTGTAGAAGTGCCAGACGAGCGTTTAGATAGACTAGTGGAATTAGTAAAACCAAACAGTATCGTACCAACTGCATTTGAGTTTGTTGATATTGCAGGTCTTGTTGCTGGAGCGAGTAAAGGGGAAGGTCTTGGTAACAAGTTTCTAGCTCATATTCGTGAAGTAGATGCAATTGTACACGTTGTACGTTGTTTCCAAGATGAGAATATTACGCATGTATCTGGTAAAGTTGATCCGCTAAGTGATATTCAAACGATTAATTTAGAACTAATTCTTGCAGATATCGACTCTGTTGATCGTCGTATCGAACGTTCTCGTAAAAACTTAAAGAACGGTGATAAAAAGATCGCACAGGAAGTTGAAATTCTTGAGCGCGTGAAAGAAGCTTTATATGATGATCAACCCGCTCGTAGTATTGAATTGACTCCAGATGAATTGACGCTAATAAAAGATCTTCATCTGCTAACATTGAAGCCAGTATTATATGCTGCCAACGTAAGTGAAGCAGAAGTTGCTAATGCTGATGACAATGAATATGTAAAAATTGTTCGTGACTTTGCTGCCAAAGAAGGCGCTGAAGTTGTAGCAATTAGTGCAAAAGTAGAATCAGAAATTGCAGAACTAGATGGCGAAGACAAGGAAATGTTCCTTGAAGAGCTAGGTCTTTCTGAATCTGGACTTAACCGTCTAATTCGTGCTGCGTATAAATTATTAGGTCTATACACTTACTTCACTGCTGGTGTTCAAGAGGTTCGTGCTTGGACGATTCGCAAAGGTATGAAAGCACCGCAAGCAGCGGGAGTTATTCATACTGATTTTGAGCGTGGATTCATTCGTGCAGAGGTTGTATCTTACGATGATCTTTCTGCAGCAGGATCTATGGCTGTAGCGCGTGAGCGTGGTCAGCTACGTCTTGAAGGTAAAGAGTATCTAGTGAAAGATGGAGATGTTATGCATTTCCGTTTCAACGTATAG
- a CDS encoding glutamine--tRNA ligase/YqeY domain fusion protein has protein sequence MENINENKSAQSNFIKNIVIEDLQEGRVQEIYTRFPPEPNGYLHIGHAKSICLNFELADEFKGKTNLRFDDTNPVKEDTEYVDSIMEDVRWLGFEWDALFYASDYFEEMYNRAVLLIKKGKAYVCDLTAEQTRELRGTLTEPGKDSPYRNRSVEENLDLFARMRAGEFKDGARVLRAKIDMASANITLRDPVIYRIAHAHHHRTGDAWCIYPMYDYAHPLSDAIEGITHSVCTLEFEDHRPMYDWVIEQCEMETKTRQYEFARLNITNTIMSKRYLKLLVDEGVVSGWDDPRMPTISGMRRRGYTAESIRNFCREIGVAKANSIIDERNLEFFIREDLKMKAPRTMAVLDPIKVVITNYPEGQIEWLDAEVNAENPEMGMRQIPFSREIYIEREDFMENPPSKYFRLFPGNEVRLKHAYFILCNDVIKNEQGEVTELHCTYDPATKSGSGFNARKVKGTIHWVEASSAVPAQLRLLEPLLVEESDNKDKPLIERINPNSMQVVNGYIEPNMKDSEAGDKFQFFRHGYFCVDKERSNDDMLVFNRIVSLKSSFDAKKA, from the coding sequence ATGGAGAACATCAATGAAAATAAATCGGCGCAGTCTAATTTCATTAAAAATATAGTTATAGAGGATTTACAAGAGGGCCGCGTTCAGGAAATATATACTAGATTTCCTCCAGAACCTAACGGTTATCTTCATATTGGACATGCCAAATCAATTTGCTTGAACTTTGAATTGGCCGATGAATTTAAAGGGAAAACAAATCTACGTTTCGATGATACTAATCCTGTTAAGGAAGATACGGAATATGTAGATTCTATTATGGAAGATGTAAGATGGTTAGGTTTTGAATGGGATGCTTTGTTCTACGCATCTGATTATTTCGAAGAAATGTATAACCGCGCTGTGTTGCTTATTAAGAAGGGTAAAGCATATGTATGTGACCTTACTGCAGAACAAACACGTGAATTGCGCGGTACATTAACTGAGCCTGGTAAAGATAGCCCTTATCGTAATCGTTCGGTAGAAGAGAATCTTGATCTATTTGCGCGCATGCGTGCTGGAGAGTTTAAAGATGGAGCACGAGTGCTTCGTGCCAAAATTGATATGGCTTCTGCCAATATTACATTGCGAGATCCGGTAATCTATCGTATTGCTCATGCTCATCATCATCGTACAGGTGATGCTTGGTGCATTTATCCGATGTATGATTATGCGCATCCACTAAGTGATGCGATTGAAGGTATTACACATTCCGTTTGTACATTAGAATTCGAAGACCATCGTCCAATGTATGATTGGGTTATTGAACAATGTGAGATGGAGACTAAAACTCGTCAATATGAGTTTGCCCGTCTAAACATTACAAATACAATTATGAGCAAGCGTTATTTGAAACTATTAGTTGATGAAGGTGTAGTATCTGGATGGGATGATCCCCGTATGCCGACGATTAGTGGTATGCGTCGCAGAGGATATACAGCAGAGTCTATTCGTAACTTCTGCCGTGAGATTGGCGTTGCGAAAGCAAATAGTATCATTGATGAACGTAATCTAGAGTTCTTCATTCGTGAAGATTTGAAGATGAAAGCACCTAGAACGATGGCTGTACTTGATCCGATTAAAGTCGTAATCACCAACTATCCAGAAGGTCAAATCGAATGGTTAGATGCTGAAGTTAACGCTGAAAATCCAGAGATGGGTATGCGTCAAATTCCATTTTCTCGCGAGATTTATATCGAAAGAGAAGATTTCATGGAAAACCCACCAAGTAAATATTTCCGTCTATTCCCTGGTAATGAAGTACGCTTGAAACATGCTTACTTTATTTTGTGTAACGATGTGATCAAGAACGAGCAAGGTGAAGTTACTGAACTTCATTGTACGTATGATCCTGCAACGAAATCAGGAAGTGGTTTCAATGCTCGTAAAGTAAAAGGTACTATCCACTGGGTAGAAGCTTCTAGTGCAGTTCCGGCACAACTCAGACTGTTAGAGCCACTTCTAGTGGAAGAGTCAGATAATAAGGATAAACCGTTAATAGAGCGCATTAATCCTAATTCTATGCAAGTAGTGAACGGTTATATTGAACCGAACATGAAGGACTCAGAAGCGGGAGACAAGTTCCAATTCTTCCGTCATGGCTATTTCTGTGTAGATAAAGAAAGAAGTAATGATGATATGCTAGTATTCAATCGAATAGTATCACTAAAAAGCTCATTCGATGCGAAGAAAGCGTAA